In a single window of the Antedon mediterranea chromosome 1, ecAntMedi1.1, whole genome shotgun sequence genome:
- the LOC140039020 gene encoding solute carrier organic anion transporter family member 1C1-like isoform X1, with product MKISRRMREFLKMNKRILTNPVLVPVLLTASVNFALIVVTLTYVEDQFSMSNLSYSVTLGVIIFSIIVGSLSSCVCISIFKPKSVVLTRALLVLSILGVLIPLSIMLTTGCQNPEIVGLTDDIHCGCMCPSNTYSPVCGSNLITYITPCHAGCQSAEFNSNENKMMFTECSCATGLNQTSQNSVVVDGECDWNCDLTLPFTFSIASIFFMESAKINLMILLSVRVVKSEDRTYTLGFGTFQMILLGFFPTLLYLPVIDNAMCLLHESVSDVQTCAVYDKSLYRIVFYSLVIAFNVIGVLLLCFAFTKLPRNRFNQKDSNMWHSLRSRGSDSILRRNNVNDDFEYYSPPQSVTTFTTNSPPDRLQLDVIRPN from the exons ATGAAAATATCTAGAAGAATGCGTG AATTTTTGAAGATGAATAAGCGAATACTGACTAATCCTGTTCTTGTACCAGTGCTTTTAACTGCAAGTGTAAATTTTGCTCTCATCGTTGTTACTCTGACTTACGTCGAAGATCAATTTTCTATGTCTAACCTGTCTTATTCGGTAACTTTAG GtgttataatattttcaattatcGTTGGAAGTCTAAGCAGTTGTGTGTGCATAAGCATCTTCAAACCTAAGTCTGTTGTACTTACTCGAGCGTTGTTGGTACTTAGCATCTTGGGCGTACTTATTCCGTTATCAATAATGTTGACTACTGGTTGTCAGAATCCTGAAATTGTTGGTCTTACTGACGACAT TCATTGTGGGTGTATGTGTCCCAGCAACACGTATTCACCAGTATGTGGAAGTAATCTCATCACTTATATCACACCTTGCCACGCCGGATGTCAGAGTGCCGAATTCAATagtaatgaaaacaaaatg ATGTTTACTGAATGCTCTTGTGCAACAGGCCTAAACCAAACCAGTCAGAATAGCGTTGTTGTGGACGGGGAGTGCGATTGGAATTGTGACTTGACTTTACCTTTCACTTTTTCCATAGCTTCTATATTTTTTATGGAGTCAGCAAAAATCAATCTTATGATATTACTATCTGTAAG GGTAGTCAAATCAGAAGATCGCACATACACTTTAGGATTTGGTACTTTTCAGATGATACTTTTAG gtTTCTTTCCAACCTTACTATACCTTCCAGTTATCGATAACGCCATGTGTCTTCTTCATGAATCAGTATCAGACGTCCAGACATGCGCAGTTTATGATAAAAGTCTTTATCGAATTGTTTTCTATAGTCTTGTCATCGCTTTTAACGTTATAGGAGTTTTATTATTGTGTTTTGCATTCACAAAACTACCACGTAATCGGTTTAACcagaag gATAGCAACATGTGGCACAGCCTACGATCTCGAGGAAGTGATTCGATATTGAGGCGAAATAATGTAAATGACGACTTCGAATACTACTCTCCGCCACAAAGTGTAACAACATTTACAACCAATTCTCCGCCGGATCGTTTGCAATTAGATGTCATACGCCCGAATTAG
- the LOC140039020 gene encoding solute carrier organic anion transporter family member 2A1-like isoform X2 encodes MKISRRMRGVIIFSIIVGSLSSCVCISIFKPKSVVLTRALLVLSILGVLIPLSIMLTTGCQNPEIVGLTDDIHCGCMCPSNTYSPVCGSNLITYITPCHAGCQSAEFNSNENKMMFTECSCATGLNQTSQNSVVVDGECDWNCDLTLPFTFSIASIFFMESAKINLMILLSVRVVKSEDRTYTLGFGTFQMILLGFFPTLLYLPVIDNAMCLLHESVSDVQTCAVYDKSLYRIVFYSLVIAFNVIGVLLLCFAFTKLPRNRFNQKDSNMWHSLRSRGSDSILRRNNVNDDFEYYSPPQSVTTFTTNSPPDRLQLDVIRPN; translated from the exons ATGAAAATATCTAGAAGAATGCGTG GtgttataatattttcaattatcGTTGGAAGTCTAAGCAGTTGTGTGTGCATAAGCATCTTCAAACCTAAGTCTGTTGTACTTACTCGAGCGTTGTTGGTACTTAGCATCTTGGGCGTACTTATTCCGTTATCAATAATGTTGACTACTGGTTGTCAGAATCCTGAAATTGTTGGTCTTACTGACGACAT TCATTGTGGGTGTATGTGTCCCAGCAACACGTATTCACCAGTATGTGGAAGTAATCTCATCACTTATATCACACCTTGCCACGCCGGATGTCAGAGTGCCGAATTCAATagtaatgaaaacaaaatg ATGTTTACTGAATGCTCTTGTGCAACAGGCCTAAACCAAACCAGTCAGAATAGCGTTGTTGTGGACGGGGAGTGCGATTGGAATTGTGACTTGACTTTACCTTTCACTTTTTCCATAGCTTCTATATTTTTTATGGAGTCAGCAAAAATCAATCTTATGATATTACTATCTGTAAG GGTAGTCAAATCAGAAGATCGCACATACACTTTAGGATTTGGTACTTTTCAGATGATACTTTTAG gtTTCTTTCCAACCTTACTATACCTTCCAGTTATCGATAACGCCATGTGTCTTCTTCATGAATCAGTATCAGACGTCCAGACATGCGCAGTTTATGATAAAAGTCTTTATCGAATTGTTTTCTATAGTCTTGTCATCGCTTTTAACGTTATAGGAGTTTTATTATTGTGTTTTGCATTCACAAAACTACCACGTAATCGGTTTAACcagaag gATAGCAACATGTGGCACAGCCTACGATCTCGAGGAAGTGATTCGATATTGAGGCGAAATAATGTAAATGACGACTTCGAATACTACTCTCCGCCACAAAGTGTAACAACATTTACAACCAATTCTCCGCCGGATCGTTTGCAATTAGATGTCATACGCCCGAATTAG